The sequence ctttctttgtgtggactGCTGTTTGGGATAGGATCCTTACAGGGGATAATTTGAGGGGAAGAGGGTTGAGTTTTGTCGATTGGTGTATCATGTGCCGCAGTAATGGGGAGACGGCGGATCATTTGTTATTACATTGTGGAAAGGCTTCTCGACTGTGGAGTTTggtttttagatcttttgggtttTCCTGGGTCTTGCCTAGATCGATTGCGGATACTCTATtcagttggtggaattggcctgGAAAGCACtcgtctagcatttggaatttagctcctttatgcttgatgtggtgtctcTGGAGGGAACGCAATAGGAGGACGTTTGAGGACATGGAAAGCTCAGACGACCAGCTTTTGGCCTCTCTTAGTGGCactctgtttgattggtctagggcttggggactcaccttTAGTGATTCCCTCCCTATGTTTCTTTGTTCTCTCCTATGTACttagtttatttttctcttttctcttttttctctttcttttccctgtGTTCTTATCTCTCTGCCTTATGTCTtttgcataaggtagtgttcttgaatgcatatatttttacctatcaaaaaaagaaaacataccaGGAATCTGATCTATGAAGCCAAGGGTCTGACATACTTCTAGAGCCTGTTTATACTCTGCAACAACTTCAAAAAGCTTTAAAATCTCATCTCTATTGAATGAAGATGTCAATTCGTAAGTAGCTAGAAGCAGCAAAAAAGCCAAAACCTCCAAAGAATTAATAGCACTGGCTGTGAATTTCATTTTCCACTCAACCGCCAGTTTCATTGCTTCTTCTTTAACTTGTGGAGGTATCTGTGGTGAGAGACTCTTAAGCTGCTGTAGCATTAAGATGTAGCTCTTCATGACACCTGCTTCAAAACCTGTGTCTCCCTTCTCCCaaatataaggaaaagagcCTTGCATCACATCCAAAACAAGCTTTGCTGGGTCCGATAACAGTTGAGGAGAAGCTAATATTTCGTTGCATGTCAAATCAGCCCCATTCAGTTGCTCATTCAGGAACTGCAAACTCCCATATGTGGTGGCATTTAATTGAAGATTTACAGAAGAAGAACAAGCAACATTTTTGGCTGGTAGATATTCAAGCTGCTCCATTTTAACTTGGGAATGAAGAGCACTGGCCACTGGACAGGTAGAATGAATAGAAACCAGTGGGTAATTTATTAGAATTTTCTGTATTGAATATAAAGCATACTTATCGcattaaattttctttcaagCAGTGCAAATCATCAGAAACTCAAGGAAGAAAGGGACAGCATATCTGGATTATTTCCTTAGAATCATTATCACAATTATACCATAATTTATTACTAGCTGTGTTAGACATTAATGTGGGGGAGGACAAGGAAATAGTGAAGATAGTGTGTTAATCAATAAGCATCCCAGGAATATAACTAAATAACTGATGAATGAATAAACTGTATAGTGTTAAACATTAAAATCTCAAAATGGTAACGCCTAATAAGACATTAAAGTGTTCAAACAAGGCATTTTGCAATAAATATCATTGCTGCCAACAACTAATGGATTAACTATGTGCAGAAAAACTTATCCCATGACCAGTCCCAGGGCAATGGCAGCAGTCCTCCACAAAGGAATGGAATCTGACACAACATAATGACAGAAAAAGTCCCAAACCCATAAGGAAGGGTCATTAACATTTTTAAGCTTTTCAGTGAGGTCTAAAGGGCacaaatattatcaaaattggtttaattatataaaataaaataagaaagatGTATAAGCCTCTCATTTCAAAGAACATTAGGGACATCACAATTgctaattcaaatattcacaatagattaaaagaagaaaaaaaataagatcgCCTATTTTAGCCTTGAAGTTTAggcaaatcaaattaaaaatgagagagagagagagagagagagagagagattaccaGGTGCTTTATATATGATCCCAAGGGTTCGACATAATTCAGGTGCCAGTCTATGCTGATCAATAGTGATAAAAAGACTCTGTAGCTCATCTTCATTAAAGCCAGAGCCCAATCCATATGTTGCCAAGAGCTGCAGAAAACCCAAAACCTCCAAACCATTATCATTGTCCACTTTCATCTTTGCCTTCCATTCAACTGCCAATTTCATTGCTGCTTCTCTCACCTGAGACTTAACAACTTTTGAGGTTTTCATTAACTGCTCTAACAAAAGAATACAACTCCTTCTGATAATATTCACATCAAACACCATATCTCCCTCCCTTGAATGTGGAGGGTAAAACCCATGCATTGCATCTAGCACCAACTTCGAAGGGTCAGATGCTGTTTGAAGAATTGTACAGACTTCACCACGCACCATCTCATGCCTTTGTAAATTCTTATTCAAGAGCAACTGCAAACTTCGTCCATCCATGGTGGTGTGGGATCTCAAAGATGCAGGGTAAGGATCAACAATAACATTGTTGGCAGGTGCGTGTTCATGTTGCTCGGTCATCACTTGAATAGGAAGGTCATTAGTGTTCCCCTTCAATTCCTTCTCTTTTATAGTCTCTTTCAATGATATTTGTTTTGAAtcaaattttttctctctcaattcaAGCTCCTTGACTCGTTCTTTGACTTTCCTTTCTCTCATTtcaagattattttttattgaatcaaattgtttctctttcaaATCAAGTTCCTTGACTCGTTCTTTGACTTGCCTTTCTCTCATTTCAAGATTATGTGAACGTTCGTCCATTGACTTCTTGAGTGAGGCAAGATGCTTCTCTTTCAATTCAAGTTCTTTGAGCCCTTCATTCactgtttcttggacaaatttcAGTTGCTTCTCTTTTGATTCAAGAGAATCAGTGCACTCTTTGACGGACTTTTCTACCAGATAAAGTTCCTTCTCCTTTGATTTTTGTTCCTTAAAGCATTCCACAATTGCTTTCTGGATTGATCTAAGCTCTTCCTGTTTTGATTTAAGCTCCTTGTCACACTCTTTAATCAAATTCTGTCTAGAATTCAGTTGATTTCCTTTAAATTCAAGTTCCTCGTTGAGCTCTTCAATAGATCTTCGGATTGCATTATACTCCCTCTGTTTTAGCTCAAAAtcttcacaaaattttctataCAATTCTTCGACTGAATCAAGCTGCTTCTCCTTGGACTGAACTTCTTTAGATTGGTCTATCAATTTCTTCTCTATCAAATctaatatcttcttttttgacTTAATTTTTTCTGAACTCTCTTTAATGCAACCATCAATAGACTCAAATTCATTCTCTTTCACTTTCAGCTCCATTGTCCGCTCTTTGATTAACTTCCCTATTTGATCAAATTGCTTTTCCTTCGCTTCAAGCTCTTCACTATTTTCTTCAATCAATATTTTGATAGACTCCAATTGTTTCTCCTTTGACTTAAGCTCCATTGCTTTCTCCTCAATCAACTTTTGAACCCCACACAGTTCCCTCTCTTTCAACACAAACTTTTCAGCAcaatcttttattctttttttcgcTAACTCCACTTCCTTCCCTTTCATCATGACTTCATCACTATACTTATCTAACGAGTCCTTCACGGTCTCCAACTGCTTCTCTTTCAATCCCAATTTGTCACAACACTCCACAAACGACTTCTCCAACCAATCCAGTTCCTCTTTTTTCAACTTGAGGTCCCTAGAGTACTGTCCCATTGATTTTTGCATTAAAACCAGTTGCTCCTTATTCAACTGAAGCTTCTCCAGCACCAAACCCAATTCAATTTCCTTTGCACCAAGCTCACTCTGCACTAAACCCAATTGTTTCACCTTCAAACCCATCTCTTTTTCGCGCTCTTCTAGTTCTTTGAACTGGGTTTCAATGGACTTCCTTGTGGAATCCAAGTATTCCTCCAAGTCTTTCCATTGAAGTGTGAGTAAGAGGATTGAAGACGCTTGAGCATTCAAGGCCTCAAACGCTTTCCTCAAACCACTCTGCTTCAAACCTATTAGCTTTAAATCTGAAGCCACTTTCTCCATTGCTACATAAAAATTGTACCTTTCttgtccaaaaaagaaaagcaagaaaccctttagaaaaaaaaaaatttcaaaacccagATATAAAAAACAGTACTGACCCAGAAAAAACAACTTTCTTATACTTTtctgttttcacttttcaactATTCAAAAACctatattttttgtgtgtttttagaGACCGAAAACTCTAAAACCCTAGCCAAGCAATCCAAACCCTAGAGAGAATTTGAAGAAATatatagttttgttttttttgttttggatgaataaataaataaatgtaaatatttaaaaaataataattaatactaGTGTATTGTACAGACTACAAAGACGGCGCGTTTTGCTTGAATGAATAAATGTATTTAATAtattaccaaaaatataaaaaaaacttactgaAAAGTCAAACATTAATGGTGGAAAAAAGTTTAACGGTTTTACTTACAGAGACGAAGTCCGAGGTCGGAGAAAGACAACAATTGCATGCAATTTTGTGAATGCGATGCtctgcttttttttcttttttctttttttctctgttCCCTCACTTTTGGTTTTACTTGGTGATGATTGAAACAGTGAGAGTCTTATAGAATTGGGGCTTTTCAGAATtggtttttataaaatataagagATTTTTATTCCCACTTGTAAAACCGTACCTTTAAAGATATCGTActagtttgttttttatcaGACTAGTCTAGTAGTTTTTTGCTAAAAGACTAGTGTAGTAGTTAAAATCGAATAACACtagaagttttattttaaaacaataataaaaaaaaaagtgaagcctcaagtttgattttgaatgatatactcaaattttaaataattgataGCGGTAGTAAATATcggttagtttttttttttttaatgattgtaaGGGGTCAAGTTTATTgatactgtaagtgcacaattgcacctggccccaagaacagttacgggcttaggcccaacgagccttaaacaatgtaatttgtagagtgtgggcttgaaacccaggttagaagtgtttgaggattaaatagcaagccaaagattataaacacttaaaaacaacaaagaatgctataagtcaatctgcttggacgtaagccgagaactgttcttatataatttctctctctctttttcttttcctttaggttacaaagaggggATCcatttttctgtcttagattgctctttaaatactactcttttgaatactttgtacacgtgttgctttacctcccctttagcctagatatttcttttctcagtgcctttgaatagtaaccagaagtttctcttccactgttcaggtgtcacttccccataaatgcggccagggtggtagatgcagggtctttaatgtggaggtggcagcctttatctttgacatttcttcaacaccagtgcttctggggcattctagggtttaccccttttaactattggccttaaccgtgtcatcccctaatctttattacgaaatcccgagttcttcggtgtccatctgagggtaagttcaccctcggctggatcctcggaccctcggcgtatgggccaacccatagtaccaacaaattctaaacccagtagcaggtcGGCATTCCTTAACACGGCTCAAAAtgcccacattctcatcaggatctttttgccccccacagaTACAATTTCGAAACTTTTATTAGGGGAaaaaaggatttaaaaaaaaaaaaaatacaatagaGGTCTAGTAGAGGTCTAGTAAAtcagagttaaaaaaaaaaatagagatctCCTAAGTTTAGGATTCAGAGTTAATATAGGAATAATAggatattacaaaaaaaaaatccttgggaaaaaaatttacctataattaataataattactaattaatttAGTGTTTTTCAAAGAATTGTGACTATAAGCCTTATTAAGTTGAAAGAaaattctttctaaaaaaaaaaagttgaaagaaaatttaattagatcttaatttgaaattaacaggatttaaaatatatttatatatgagtTTCTAAATTTTGGTGAAAATATTTACTACCCGTTACAATAATCAaggaaattattaattttatattaaaataatgccaCATTCAATGAGaaatatttcttaaatattattacacGGTTTTTGTAAAtggttaacaaaatataataaccatctataatatttaatttatgttggaattaaattattaaaattatgtatttagttatatatttttaaatgtagtTTTGTATATATACGAGATTACAAACTACTTAACATTTATAAATCATCCTTAAGTGATTTTTTCTTATGATTATTTGGTGTATGTTAGATGGAGGGATACACACATCCAAAcgaatatatgatttttaacaAAGAAGTATAATGATAAGCCATCAATGCAAGTGGTGTCGGTCCTGTtggagaaaaataatgaaatatagaTTATAGAGACAAGGCAAGGCACTTCATTCAACGTGGAGTTGGTAGTGGACCACATGTGTTGAGTCAAATTGTGAGACcatagcttcttcttttttcttatttttggtcTTGATAATCTGAACATTTGATAGCTAGACAGAATTTGAACCTATA comes from Castanea sativa cultivar Marrone di Chiusa Pesio chromosome 3, ASM4071231v1 and encodes:
- the LOC142626927 gene encoding uncharacterized protein LOC142626927, which encodes MEKVASDLKLIGLKQSGLRKAFEALNAQASSILLLTLQWKDLEEYLDSTRKSIETQFKELEEREKEMGLKVKQLGLVQSELGAKEIELGLVLEKLQLNKEQLVLMQKSMGQYSRDLKLKKEELDWLEKSFVECCDKLGLKEKQLETVKDSLDKYSDEVMMKGKEVELAKKRIKDCAEKFVLKERELCGVQKLIEEKAMELKSKEKQLESIKILIEENSEELEAKEKQFDQIGKLIKERTMELKVKENEFESIDGCIKESSEKIKSKKKILDLIEKKLIDQSKEVQSKEKQLDSVEELYRKFCEDFELKQREYNAIRRSIEELNEELEFKGNQLNSRQNLIKECDKELKSKQEELRSIQKAIVECFKEQKSKEKELYLVEKSVKECTDSLESKEKQLKFVQETVNEGLKELELKEKHLASLKKSMDERSHNLEMRERQVKERVKELDLKEKQFDSIKNNLEMRERKVKERVKELELREKKFDSKQISLKETIKEKELKGNTNDLPIQVMTEQHEHAPANNVIVDPYPASLRSHTTMDGRSLQLLLNKNLQRHEMVRGEVCTILQTASDPSKLVLDAMHGFYPPHSREGDMVFDVNIIRRSCILLLEQLMKTSKVVKSQVREAAMKLAVEWKAKMKVDNDNGLEVLGFLQLLATYGLGSGFNEDELQSLFITIDQHRLAPELCRTLGIIYKAPVASALHSQVKMEQLEYLPAKNVACSSSVNLQLNATTYGSLQFLNEQLNGADLTCNEILASPQLLSDPAKLVLDVMQGSFPYIWEKGDTGFEAGVMKSYILMLQQLKSLSPQIPPQVKEEAMKLAVEWKMKFTASAINSLEVLAFLLLLATYELTSSFNRDEILKLFEVVAEYKQALEVCQTLGFIDQIPDFIKNLIERKIYIKAVRFICAFKLVDKFPPVPLLKKYLENSRSSTKNSCKRKKSLEEKDKAANREIAALRDVLGCITDYNLESQFPPKDIERRVLELEKLKVERRNAASTSAVEFGPKQPDVKKCDNSGSACKQQAQPQNRNKRARTAVSTVRPHAMPVPAHAISPHHYGTGANGGHGHFGYAGNYSLSPYLGAGQQFVRNHYLFHS